The proteins below come from a single Phycisphaeraceae bacterium genomic window:
- a CDS encoding UDP-glucose/GDP-mannose dehydrogenase family protein, producing MRLTMVGTGYVGLVTGTCFANTGNDVTCLDLDRGKIERLASGHCPIYEPGLPELIRKNIDAGRLHFTADPRQAYEGADIIFICVGTPTGTNGRTDLGAIQRAADDIALVLLDRPRDAPAPVIVVKSTVPVGTTHMVRDRIRAKVGPNLAFNVANNPEFLKEGDAVSDFNRPDRVVIGVEDERTGEVFRDLYDPFVRNGHPIYVMDILSSEMVKYASNNFLATKISFINEMANLCEAFGANINRVREGMCADKRIGHQFLYPGLGYGGSCFPKDTLACVAMGEESGTPVDVSRAVHSTNQRQRERFFGKITAHFGSSLAGKRLAFWGLAFKPRTDDVREAPALTLVRMATAAGATATGFDPVAGDNAKAELGSLLELHGDMYQAASGADALVISTDWDEFKSPDFARLASVMRTRVIFDGRNLYRRQHLGTLGFHYYSVGRATVTPRD from the coding sequence GCCACTGCCCGATCTACGAGCCGGGCCTGCCCGAACTGATCCGCAAGAACATCGACGCCGGGCGACTGCACTTCACCGCCGACCCGCGACAGGCCTATGAGGGTGCCGACATCATCTTCATCTGCGTCGGCACGCCCACCGGCACGAATGGTCGCACCGATCTCGGGGCCATCCAGCGGGCCGCCGACGACATCGCCCTCGTCCTGCTCGACCGGCCGCGCGACGCGCCCGCTCCCGTCATCGTCGTCAAGAGCACAGTCCCCGTCGGCACGACGCACATGGTGCGCGACCGCATCCGCGCCAAAGTCGGGCCGAATCTTGCCTTCAACGTCGCCAACAACCCCGAGTTCCTCAAGGAGGGCGATGCCGTCAGCGACTTCAACCGCCCCGACCGCGTCGTCATTGGCGTTGAAGATGAACGCACCGGCGAAGTCTTTCGCGATCTCTACGATCCGTTCGTCCGCAACGGCCACCCGATCTATGTCATGGACATTCTCTCGAGCGAAATGGTCAAGTACGCTTCCAACAACTTCCTGGCGACCAAGATCAGTTTCATCAACGAAATGGCCAACCTGTGCGAAGCCTTCGGCGCCAACATCAATCGCGTGCGAGAAGGCATGTGCGCCGACAAACGCATCGGTCACCAGTTCCTCTATCCGGGCCTCGGCTACGGCGGCTCGTGCTTCCCCAAGGACACGCTGGCCTGCGTGGCGATGGGCGAAGAGTCGGGCACACCCGTCGATGTCTCGCGCGCGGTCCACTCGACCAACCAGCGCCAGCGCGAACGCTTCTTTGGCAAGATCACCGCTCACTTCGGCTCCTCGCTCGCGGGCAAGCGCCTCGCCTTCTGGGGCCTGGCCTTCAAGCCGCGCACCGACGACGTCCGCGAGGCCCCGGCTCTGACACTGGTGCGCATGGCGACCGCCGCGGGCGCGACCGCCACCGGCTTTGACCCCGTCGCCGGCGACAACGCCAAGGCCGAGCTCGGCTCCCTGCTCGAACTGCACGGCGATATGTATCAGGCCGCCAGCGGCGCCGACGCGCTGGTCATCTCCACCGACTGGGACGAGTTCAAAAGCCCCGACTTTGCACGCCTGGCTTCGGTCATGCGCACACGCGTGATCTTCGACGGCCGCAATCTCTACCGCCGCCAGCACCTGGGCACCCTCGGCTTCCATTATTATTCCGTTGGGCGCGCCACCGTCACGCCCAGGGATTGA
- a CDS encoding site-specific DNA-methyltransferase, with protein sequence MAPRTPIAPGTITQTDWLEGVPQIAPATVDLVYADPPFATGKTQRGRSGAYDDVWPSLDAWALWLRERLIATRPLLKNTGSILLHVDWRTSHRARVVLDEIFGPESFVNHLVWVYGLGGSSPRRFARKHDDILFYAAQPDQHYFQPPRVPATSRRLRGQTKKATDVIDLPAADVLRVPTINNMALERTGYPTQKPLALLTLLIEACCPPDGLVLDPCCGSGTTLAAARQTGRRWIGLDRSDQAVAIARQRCADTASP encoded by the coding sequence GTGGCCCCGCGCACGCCCATCGCACCCGGAACCATCACACAGACCGACTGGCTCGAGGGAGTACCGCAGATTGCTCCGGCGACGGTCGATCTTGTCTACGCCGATCCTCCCTTCGCCACCGGAAAGACCCAGCGCGGCCGCAGCGGCGCGTACGACGATGTGTGGCCTTCGCTCGACGCCTGGGCCCTCTGGCTGCGCGAGCGCCTCATCGCGACTCGGCCTCTGCTCAAGAACACCGGCTCGATCCTGTTGCACGTCGATTGGCGCACCAGCCACCGCGCCCGCGTGGTGCTCGATGAGATCTTCGGCCCAGAATCCTTCGTCAATCACCTCGTCTGGGTCTATGGCCTGGGCGGTTCGTCGCCACGCCGCTTTGCCCGCAAGCACGACGACATTCTCTTCTACGCGGCTCAGCCCGACCAGCATTACTTCCAGCCTCCGCGCGTCCCCGCCACCAGCCGCCGCCTCCGCGGGCAGACCAAGAAGGCCACCGATGTCATCGACCTCCCCGCTGCCGATGTTCTGCGCGTGCCAACGATCAACAACATGGCTCTCGAACGCACCGGCTACCCGACGCAAAAGCCGCTGGCGCTGCTGACCCTGCTCATCGAGGCCTGCTGCCCGCCCGACGGGCTCGTGCTCGATCCCTGCTGCGGCTCGGGCACGACGCTCGCAGCCGCCCGACAGACCGGGCGCCGCTGGATCGGGCTCGACCGCAGCGACCAGGCCGTCGCCATCGCACGCCAGCGCTGCGCCGATACGGCCAGCCCCTGA
- a CDS encoding serine/threonine protein kinase: MSERCERIAMLFSRAVEIDHDERDAFLSSACNGDAALRTEVEQLIEADRGVTEDFLLPPLRIAAGVELKAGAIVGGRYRLMEQIGQGSWGIVWSAEQDRPVQRTVAIKFLRWCDGSDMMLKRFAGEMQSLARLDHPGLARVLDAGSTRRGRPYFVMEFIEGCALHTYCDLHRLSVRERLKLIVSACEAVHHSHTRGVIHRDLKPTNMLVDGDGRVRIIDFGIARLIDAQCVPEAWPTRDGQVLGTPEFMSPEQVCGDADIDPRVDVYALGAVMHYLLSGVLARRAGAHEADDAALRHERASVLVLREQGEQSDALQRRAEARRCSPAGLSRQLRGDLDAIITCAMASQRGARYGSALELAADIRRHLDKVPIVARKPGPVYGLTRWADRNRVLMASGVTLACVLIGTTMVLGVQQGRLLEAGRLATSRAQEAERERASSQAAQFFLQEMLSRVASMSPNGLNVRMLDVLEEASSRLETGALADEPDIRAQVRRIVGRAYMDLGLFSHAGPHMRAAFDRSMETLPPGHADRLDLLWAVGECEKEMSRFEPAVAAFEQLHVEALLAGPVHESMVFIALNQQGNTLHRMGQSAGALPLLAEACDGLHRTLGPEHIQTAVAMFNEAAALGATGRLADGEQRLRETIGVLSMLDGSHDTLVRSLRTLASRFLRPQGHIAQAEMLLREALETSLGTLGQDHQETNASRLFLGKFLHEHGGHEEARLLVAAHHQHRERHFTTPTLRTLMGMHLLARIDLALNDPPSAMRTVQDMLERIEAAMSMPEREGSEAQWIEYRILSHRAAAQAARMIGDAEVSEIHGREADSWSERLGR, from the coding sequence ATGTCTGAACGTTGTGAGCGGATTGCGATGCTGTTTTCGAGGGCAGTCGAAATCGATCACGATGAGCGTGATGCGTTTTTGTCAAGTGCGTGCAACGGCGATGCGGCATTGCGGACCGAGGTTGAGCAGTTAATCGAGGCCGATCGCGGTGTGACGGAGGATTTTCTGTTGCCACCGCTGCGGATTGCGGCGGGGGTTGAGTTGAAGGCGGGCGCGATCGTCGGCGGGCGTTACCGGCTGATGGAACAGATCGGGCAGGGCTCCTGGGGCATCGTGTGGAGTGCCGAGCAGGACAGGCCGGTGCAGCGGACGGTGGCGATCAAGTTTTTGCGGTGGTGTGACGGAAGCGACATGATGCTCAAGCGTTTCGCGGGCGAAATGCAGTCACTGGCGCGACTCGATCATCCGGGGCTTGCGCGCGTGCTCGATGCGGGTTCGACGCGCCGTGGCCGACCATATTTCGTGATGGAGTTCATTGAGGGCTGTGCGCTGCACACCTACTGCGATCTGCATCGACTGAGTGTGCGCGAGCGGCTGAAGTTGATCGTGTCGGCCTGCGAAGCGGTGCACCACTCGCACACACGCGGCGTGATCCACCGCGACCTCAAGCCCACCAACATGCTCGTTGACGGTGACGGGCGAGTGCGCATCATCGACTTCGGCATCGCGCGTCTGATCGACGCGCAGTGCGTGCCCGAGGCCTGGCCCACGCGCGACGGGCAGGTGCTCGGCACGCCCGAGTTCATGAGTCCTGAGCAGGTATGCGGCGACGCGGACATCGACCCGAGGGTCGATGTGTATGCGCTGGGTGCAGTGATGCATTACCTTCTGAGCGGGGTGCTGGCGCGGCGTGCCGGGGCACATGAAGCCGATGATGCAGCGCTGAGGCACGAACGGGCTTCGGTGCTGGTGCTGCGTGAGCAGGGTGAGCAATCGGATGCGTTGCAGCGGCGTGCCGAGGCGAGGCGCTGCTCTCCTGCGGGCTTGTCGCGGCAGCTGCGAGGGGATCTGGATGCCATCATCACGTGCGCCATGGCAAGCCAGCGCGGAGCACGCTACGGATCGGCCCTTGAGCTGGCGGCCGATATCAGACGGCACCTTGACAAGGTGCCCATTGTCGCGAGGAAGCCGGGGCCTGTGTATGGCCTGACGCGGTGGGCCGACCGCAACCGGGTGCTGATGGCCAGCGGGGTCACGCTTGCGTGTGTGCTGATCGGCACGACCATGGTGCTGGGGGTGCAGCAGGGGCGACTGCTCGAGGCCGGCCGTCTGGCCACGAGCCGCGCGCAGGAGGCCGAGCGAGAGCGGGCATCGTCGCAGGCGGCACAGTTCTTTCTGCAGGAGATGCTTTCTCGCGTGGCATCCATGAGCCCCAACGGTCTCAACGTCCGAATGCTTGACGTTCTCGAAGAGGCATCGTCGAGGCTTGAGACGGGTGCGCTGGCTGATGAGCCCGACATTCGCGCACAGGTGCGGCGCATCGTCGGCCGGGCGTACATGGATCTCGGGTTGTTCTCGCACGCTGGGCCGCATATGCGTGCCGCGTTCGATCGCTCGATGGAGACACTGCCGCCGGGTCACGCAGACAGACTCGATCTGCTATGGGCCGTGGGCGAGTGCGAGAAGGAGATGTCGCGCTTCGAGCCTGCGGTGGCAGCATTTGAGCAACTGCATGTCGAGGCGCTGCTGGCCGGGCCGGTCCACGAGTCGATGGTGTTCATCGCGCTGAATCAGCAGGGCAACACCCTGCACCGCATGGGTCAATCGGCCGGCGCGTTGCCGCTGCTGGCCGAGGCTTGCGACGGGCTGCATCGCACGCTGGGGCCGGAGCACATTCAGACTGCGGTCGCGATGTTCAACGAGGCAGCGGCGCTGGGCGCTACGGGGCGACTGGCCGATGGCGAGCAGAGGCTGCGCGAGACGATCGGTGTGCTGTCGATGCTCGACGGGTCGCACGATACACTGGTGCGCTCGCTGCGCACGCTGGCGAGTCGTTTCCTGCGTCCGCAGGGACACATCGCCCAGGCGGAGATGCTGCTGCGTGAGGCCCTCGAGACATCGCTGGGCACGCTGGGACAAGACCATCAGGAGACGAACGCCTCGCGCCTGTTTCTGGGCAAGTTTCTTCATGAACACGGCGGACACGAAGAAGCAAGGCTTTTGGTTGCTGCTCATCATCAGCATCGGGAGCGACATTTCACCACCCCGACGTTGCGCACGCTGATGGGCATGCACCTGCTGGCCCGGATCGATCTGGCGCTGAATGACCCGCCTTCGGCGATGCGGACTGTCCAGGACATGCTCGAACGCATCGAGGCTGCGATGAGCATGCCTGAGCGCGAGGGTTCGGAGGCTCAATGGATCGAGTACCGGATCTTGTCGCATCGGGCAGCGGCACAAGCGGCGAGGATGATTGGTGACGCCGAGGTCTCTGAGATCCACGGGCGTGAGGCCGACTCCTGGAGCGAGCGATTGGGCCGATGA
- a CDS encoding sigma-70 family RNA polymerase sigma factor, which produces MSQWTGVSEADSNPGRSSCFDGDGQLAADLLPQVYEELRRLAASKLSRLPPGQTLGPTALVHEAFMRLVREQDSGWNGRGHFFGAAARAMRDILVDQARRKSAVKHGGGMQRLELKTADLTDSKGQDPDDEILLIDMVLTRFAGEFPRQAEIVMLRSFGGLSLEEIAAATGLGLSTVKRDWRLAAAWLRREIERTGHV; this is translated from the coding sequence ATGTCACAATGGACAGGCGTGTCTGAAGCGGATTCCAACCCGGGACGTAGTTCCTGTTTCGATGGAGACGGGCAGTTGGCGGCTGATCTGCTCCCGCAGGTTTATGAGGAACTGCGGCGGCTGGCGGCGTCGAAACTCAGTCGGCTACCGCCGGGTCAGACGCTGGGCCCCACGGCGCTCGTACACGAGGCGTTCATGCGGCTCGTCCGTGAGCAGGACTCTGGCTGGAACGGGCGCGGGCACTTCTTCGGCGCCGCGGCCCGCGCGATGCGTGATATCCTGGTCGATCAGGCGCGCCGCAAGAGCGCGGTTAAACACGGCGGGGGTATGCAGCGCCTTGAACTAAAGACGGCGGATCTGACCGATTCCAAAGGGCAAGATCCTGATGATGAGATCCTGCTCATCGATATGGTGCTGACGCGTTTCGCGGGCGAGTTTCCGCGCCAGGCCGAGATTGTGATGCTGCGCAGCTTCGGGGGGCTGAGCCTCGAAGAGATCGCCGCAGCGACGGGTCTGGGGCTTTCGACGGTGAAGCGTGACTGGCGTCTGGCGGCGGCGTGGCTGCGGCGCGAGATTGAACGGACGGGCCATGTCTGA
- a CDS encoding matrixin family metalloprotease, translating to MLTLVSTLAALGLGAVPPEPIVWYTCPVEPAGPVQRGGGMINDGWDGPGANATTLYWHIENYSNDLPAAQQRDAYIFVLATWASVVQIHFVEIAAPNWNRSIDFRWATGDHCAIEAAECGVAECAFDGPGGTVAHAGFPPGAASVCVNPMSESFAGNVHFDDAELYEQDVGNPGVSLMLVAAHEVGHSLGLIHDEGPGGPHIMRPTVSSADGMQAPSASDIAHLQQGYAAGIGSVTTLEDSGLWVNSAWPGASNGLAGNPFRTVSAAVAALPPQNDGITIHVLGGSYPGSLTIAVPCTITAEFGTARIGH from the coding sequence ATGCTGACACTGGTTTCAACGCTCGCGGCACTTGGCCTGGGCGCTGTCCCGCCCGAACCCATCGTCTGGTACACCTGCCCCGTCGAGCCTGCCGGTCCGGTCCAGCGCGGCGGGGGGATGATCAACGACGGCTGGGATGGACCGGGGGCCAACGCGACCACCCTCTACTGGCACATCGAGAACTACTCGAATGATCTGCCCGCAGCCCAGCAGCGCGATGCGTACATCTTCGTGCTCGCGACCTGGGCCAGCGTCGTGCAGATCCACTTCGTCGAGATCGCCGCGCCCAACTGGAACCGGTCCATCGACTTCCGCTGGGCCACGGGCGACCACTGCGCGATCGAGGCTGCCGAGTGCGGCGTGGCCGAGTGCGCCTTCGATGGACCGGGCGGAACGGTGGCCCACGCAGGCTTCCCGCCCGGCGCGGCCTCGGTCTGCGTCAATCCCATGTCCGAGTCCTTCGCGGGCAACGTCCACTTCGATGATGCCGAACTCTACGAACAGGATGTCGGAAACCCCGGCGTCAGCCTCATGCTCGTCGCGGCCCACGAAGTCGGGCACAGCCTCGGGCTGATTCATGACGAAGGACCCGGTGGGCCGCACATCATGCGCCCGACCGTCTCGAGCGCCGATGGCATGCAGGCACCGAGCGCCTCAGACATCGCCCATCTCCAGCAGGGCTACGCCGCCGGCATCGGCAGCGTGACCACCCTCGAAGATTCGGGTCTGTGGGTCAACTCCGCATGGCCAGGCGCGTCGAACGGCCTCGCGGGCAACCCGTTTCGCACGGTTAGCGCCGCTGTCGCCGCCCTCCCGCCTCAGAACGACGGGATCACCATCCATGTCCTCGGCGGCTCGTACCCAGGAAGCCTGACCATCGCCGTGCCCTGCACCATCACCGCCGAGTTCGGCACCGCCCGGATCGGCCACTGA